The Pocillopora verrucosa isolate sample1 chromosome 14, ASM3666991v2, whole genome shotgun sequence genome has a segment encoding these proteins:
- the LOC131775947 gene encoding uncharacterized protein isoform X3: MNAFILPILYVVIHCHTVSVHAKVYPSMISAPDKSIKAFIGDIVSLRWHYDSGDLKNDLFEVVFGISESPGFLKTKLIVVNSSGFASTRSSYKSSVGWAGNLTSSIAVFELYNVKPEDGKKYGLVVEYGLRYTPLTDSVQLQVESRHTGPPESTTPQQRNVTTAARATKTGSPDVSKEPSVSVPRKPSEESSFKWAVACGIIVCVVITLTLGLYFHHYKKSPKHDAYNSIFTSTNKFWVY, encoded by the exons TATCCGTTCATGCCAAAGTTTATCCAAGTATGATCTCTGCTCCAGACAAGTCCATAAAAGCCTTCATTGGTGACATTGTGTCATTAAGGTGGCACTACGATTCAGGAGATCTAAAGAATGATCTCTTCGAGGTGGTGTTTGGTATTTCGGAGAGTCCTGGGTTCCTGAAAACAAAGTTGATAGTTGTCAACTCGAGTGGTTTTGCCTCAACAAGATCCTCATACAAGTCCTCCGTGGGTTGGGCAGGGAATTTGACATCCTCCATCGCAGTGTTTGAACTTTACAATGTAAAACCTGAAGATGGCAAGAAGTATGGACTAGTGGTAGAATACGGACTTCGGTATACCCCGTTGACCGACTCGGTCCAGCTTCAAGTTGAGTCCAGAC ACACAGGTCCACCAGAATCCACTACTCCACAGCAAAGAAATGTCACCACAGCTGCGAGAGCTACAAAAACAGGGTCTCCAGATGTGTCGAAAG agCCCAGTGTTTCAGTGCCAAGAAAACCATCAGAAGAATCCTCCTTTAAATGGGCGGTGGCATGTGGAATCATCGTCTGTGTTGTGATAACACTCACCTTAGGCCTTTACTTTCACCATTATAAGAAGAGTCCTAAACACGACGCATATAATTCTATCTTCACTTCAACCAACAAATTTTGGGtttattaa
- the LOC131775947 gene encoding uncharacterized protein isoform X2 — protein MKVFPPSILYVVVLCLTVSVHAKVYPSMISAPDKSIKAFIGDIVSLRWHYDSGDLKNDLFEVVFGISESPGFLKTKLIVVNSSGFASTRSSYKSSVGWAGNLTSSIAVFELYNVKPEDGKKYGLVVEYGLRYTPLTDSVQLQVESRHTGPPESTTPQQRNVTTAARATKTGSPDVSKEPSVSVPRKPSEESSFKWAVACGIIVCVVITLTLGLYFHHYKKSPKHDAYNSIFTSTNKFWVY, from the exons ATGAAAGTATTTCCACCTTCGATCCTTTATGTGGTTGTTCTGTGCCTCACAG TATCCGTTCATGCCAAAGTTTATCCAAGTATGATCTCTGCTCCAGACAAGTCCATAAAAGCCTTCATTGGTGACATTGTGTCATTAAGGTGGCACTACGATTCAGGAGATCTAAAGAATGATCTCTTCGAGGTGGTGTTTGGTATTTCGGAGAGTCCTGGGTTCCTGAAAACAAAGTTGATAGTTGTCAACTCGAGTGGTTTTGCCTCAACAAGATCCTCATACAAGTCCTCCGTGGGTTGGGCAGGGAATTTGACATCCTCCATCGCAGTGTTTGAACTTTACAATGTAAAACCTGAAGATGGCAAGAAGTATGGACTAGTGGTAGAATACGGACTTCGGTATACCCCGTTGACCGACTCGGTCCAGCTTCAAGTTGAGTCCAGAC ACACAGGTCCACCAGAATCCACTACTCCACAGCAAAGAAATGTCACCACAGCTGCGAGAGCTACAAAAACAGGGTCTCCAGATGTGTCGAAAG agCCCAGTGTTTCAGTGCCAAGAAAACCATCAGAAGAATCCTCCTTTAAATGGGCGGTGGCATGTGGAATCATCGTCTGTGTTGTGATAACACTCACCTTAGGCCTTTACTTTCACCATTATAAGAAGAGTCCTAAACACGACGCATATAATTCTATCTTCACTTCAACCAACAAATTTTGGGtttattaa
- the LOC131775947 gene encoding uncharacterized protein isoform X1 → MKAIILSTSYLVIQCLRVSVHAKVYPSMISAPDKSIKAFIGDIVSLRWHYDSGDLKNDLFEVVFGISESPGFLKTKLIVVNSSGFASTRSSYKSSVGWAGNLTSSIAVFELYNVKPEDGKKYGLVVEYGLRYTPLTDSVQLQVESRHTGPPESTTPQQRNVTTAARATKTGSPDVSKEPSVSVPRKPSEESSFKWAVACGIIVCVVITLTLGLYFHHYKKSPKHDAYNSIFTSTNKFWVY, encoded by the exons TATCCGTTCATGCCAAAGTTTATCCAAGTATGATCTCTGCTCCAGACAAGTCCATAAAAGCCTTCATTGGTGACATTGTGTCATTAAGGTGGCACTACGATTCAGGAGATCTAAAGAATGATCTCTTCGAGGTGGTGTTTGGTATTTCGGAGAGTCCTGGGTTCCTGAAAACAAAGTTGATAGTTGTCAACTCGAGTGGTTTTGCCTCAACAAGATCCTCATACAAGTCCTCCGTGGGTTGGGCAGGGAATTTGACATCCTCCATCGCAGTGTTTGAACTTTACAATGTAAAACCTGAAGATGGCAAGAAGTATGGACTAGTGGTAGAATACGGACTTCGGTATACCCCGTTGACCGACTCGGTCCAGCTTCAAGTTGAGTCCAGAC ACACAGGTCCACCAGAATCCACTACTCCACAGCAAAGAAATGTCACCACAGCTGCGAGAGCTACAAAAACAGGGTCTCCAGATGTGTCGAAAG agCCCAGTGTTTCAGTGCCAAGAAAACCATCAGAAGAATCCTCCTTTAAATGGGCGGTGGCATGTGGAATCATCGTCTGTGTTGTGATAACACTCACCTTAGGCCTTTACTTTCACCATTATAAGAAGAGTCCTAAACACGACGCATATAATTCTATCTTCACTTCAACCAACAAATTTTGGGtttattaa